The Clavelina lepadiformis chromosome 1, kaClaLepa1.1, whole genome shotgun sequence genome segment CTTGCTGGCTGGAAAACTGGCAGTTGTCACTTTATTTTGATTCAACTGATGACGCTTCATCGTTTCACTTGTTAATGTATCCGACATCCTTGCATTTAAACTTGTGATTACTCGTTCTGGCACTTTCCCGCTAGATAAGTTATCGGTGCGGTATCACTCTAAAAAAAACTGACTCTTTGGTGACTCAAAGATCCTCCCTCTCTTTGAAAGAGTCGACGTATCTGACTCTTTTGAAAGTAACACTTGCTCACTCGTGATAAGAGTGACGGTCACTCTTATAACAAGTGACACACAACTGACTCTTTGGTGACTCAAAGATCCTCCCTCTCTTTGAAAGAGTGAACGACATCTGACTCTTTTCAAAGTAACAAAACTTCACTAGCACAATAAGTGACGTTCACTCTATATAAAAGGTAAAATAGCATCCAGCTTCCAAATTTTACGCAGTGGAATTTATTGCTCAAGTGAATTTACActtaaaaatgcacttttAAAACTCAATCTACAGTACATGCAGTGTTTTCTACAGCATTTATGGCAGCAAGaacagttttaactgagcacACTGGAGTTTTGTTTATAACCAGCACTTCAAGAAGATTGTAGAATGGTGCAAGTCTGGGGTAGTAGGAGATATTACATACCCAAAACGAACAGAACAAGCGGTACAAAGCACGCACCACATCATTTCCAACATAAATGACGGCAAAATCGGCAACAATGTAATATTGATCAGGTTGGCTGCTGTTGCCCACGGCTAAAAGGAATGGCTGAGTCAGTCCAGGATCTTTGTGGACGGCAAAGTTTGTTGGGTCCGTGCCAGCCTAAAATTTAaagttcaaaaattatttcaatacagCAAGGTGTTAAAAATTACACGTTGTCATGCGAACACAAACCGCCACTATCACTTACCCcagcaaattgaaaaatagcaTGCGATTGTGCTGACTGATAACCCTTTCTGTGGAGGTTCAATGGCGGAAGCAACTTTTCCAACATGTGAATCGTGTGAAGTTTGTCTacatagaaaataaaaacttaagcCAGCgaaaaagcaaacaagttACTTACACAACAATCAGAAAAGGAAATCAAGTTTAGTGCAGAAGAACATGAGcacaataaaattatcaaggtGGTATAGCTTCATGaattaattaatatataaataattgaCCATTTGGAATATAATGTAACTACAAACACCAGATGTAAGCAATTTGCAACAACAGCACATGACGTATAGAAAGCCATGACTCCAGAACTGTCATCTTTTTGCTGAGAGTCAGTTTCAAAATCCTAGCACGTTAACCTTACGCCAAAGTAGAAAGTTACTTGCTTACTCTCAGTTATGTTGCTTGATGTTATATTCTTCAGACGTATCTGTGCAACTTTTTCTACTGCTCTACAAAACTTTTCATCTAGTACCAGACTCAGGCTTTTTGCTTCTGGATGCATTAACTCAAACTCTCTTTCAAActggaacaaaattttaaacaatcaaTACTATTATACTGAATGAAAATTTACATTCTCAACCTCAAACTTACCAAAATACCTTCATTAACATCTGAAAATCTTGGATATTCTTTTAGAAATTCCGTCATGGAAAGCTTATCCAACTCAACGTCTTGTCGTCTCAATTGAAATGTTTCATCGGTTAAGGCAAATATTTCCATCTTATTTGCTATAGAaggaacaaaattttgcagtaTCTTCTTCTAAAAAAAAGGAGATGTACCGATATTGTGATAAACTGTACTTAAACCACCAACTGCATAACCTTTCCTTTACTAAATGCCTGAGGCTGGAATTTACTTATTAAGCAAACAAGCATAGAACATAGTAAACAAAAGATTTCCTCAAATACAACCTTTTCTTTTAAATCAGACAGCAACATGCGAATGTCATTGCTTCCACTGGATTCAGACATTCCGCTTGAACTCTCTGTATCTGATTCATTTTTGcgttttgttgcatttcttcGTTTTTTGTACGCCTTTCCTTCAGGCGACATTCGTTTTCGCATTGCCAACCATTGTCATTTTCAACCTGTTTTTAAGGTAGCCACCTCCTTTGATAGGGTCATAGAAATGTTCCTGcaaacaaatcaatttaacaGATCCTTGTGAGTCACCTACACTAGGCAAGCAAGAAGTTAATAAATATTCTTCATATACAATTTATCAACCTCTTTGGTTTTTGATACCACTTCAGTTTATTGCAAGTAAAGAATTATGTTCAAAACCAACCAACTGATACCAACGACAATATTTCAATCATTATATTCTAAATGCTAtgataaaaaactaaacaggAAACTTACGAAGCCAGCTGATCCGTCCCTGTTGTATTTCAATTGAGGAAATGATTCGACAATGCTCTCTGCCatctttattttcatttccTTTGTAGGATAACTGCAACATAAATTAAGGATTGTTATAAAGACGATCACCGATTTTGGAACCTTGCCAAAAACATCTTCTATGCAACACTTCACATCTTTCAGCAAAACCTCCAAAAACTGTACACAAAATAGAACAGTTTTCTGATTAATATTAGCTTTGCATCTTAATCCCAAAAAAAATTCCTCAAAGTCATTTCGAATCAGCTCCACAATTGGTAATTGTTTATCCGAACAAACAGGTATTGGTTCAGTGTTAAATACTGATGAAACAGTCTCATCTGCGATGTTACCAGCATCACTAGTACCAATCGGCATATGAAACTTCTTTAAATGCTTAAGGAAGTTATCAAGTCTTTGGAAAGTTCTTTGACAGCCACTTTGCATGCATCTTAATGAACAACTCTGTTGTACTAGGTGAGTTTGTCGAAGATGTCGTGAAAGAGCGTAAAGATCATTGCTTTTCCAGTTACAGTCAAAAGAACAGGAAAACATATCAAATAGCTATAATATAAATCCAACAAATGCAGGAGGTAAGGTGGGTAGGtgattttttctggtgaaatagtggcagccaaagTAAAATCTACTAACGTGTCAATTATCAGCTAGTCACTTTTTCCACATTACCACCAAATTTAGTACAAAAAGATACATTTATTACCGTACATTGCATTGCAAGCAATAACCCTAGTAGTTAAAACCTATATAAACAGACCAAAATAGACGTAATACAAATTTGCCTACCTTGCAGCAAATGTATAGTTTCTTCAggaattttgaa includes the following:
- the LOC143465517 gene encoding uncharacterized protein LOC143465517, which translates into the protein MRKRMSPEGKAYKKRRNATKRKNESDTESSSGMSESSGSNDIRMLLSDLKEKKKILQNFVPSIANKMEIFALTDETFQLRRQDVELDKLSMTEFLKEYPRFSDVNEGILFEREFELMHPEAKSLSLVLDEKFCRAVEKVAQIRLKNITSSNITENKLHTIHMLEKLLPPLNLHRKGYQSAQSHAIFQFAGAGTDPTNFAVHKDPGLTQPFLLAVGNSSQPDQYYIVADFAVIYVGNDVVRALYRLFCSFWVCNISYYPRLAPFYNLLEVLVINKTPVCSVKTVLAAINAVENTACTVD